The Dyadobacter sandarakinus DNA window CTTCCAGTACCACCAGGTCTGCATTGCGCAGCAGGCCGGGATCCACATTCTGGGCACTGAAACTCTGCATGGCAAACAGACTGTCATTGGCATATACGTTTTCAATATAATCGCCACCGGTGCGCTGCCCGTAGATGTGCAGGATGCGGATGCGGGGCGATGCATTGAGGATGAAATAATAGTTGTTGTCGAATGTGACGGGGAAGTCGTCAAAAGTGATCATACCTTTTTTATATCCCTTGCCTTTCAGATTGAAATTGAATCTGGCAGTAGCGCTTCCGTTGGCAGGCACGCTGACGGAGGCAGTGGAGGCCTGGGTATTGTCCAGCGTCAGGCGCAGCGCTACGTTCCGGGCTTCCTCGCTCCCTGAATTACTCACTTTTACAAAGAGTACATTGTTCTGCAATTCCCTGATAAAAGGCGTATTGAGCCAGGCAGAGTCGACAAAGATATTTTTTTCGGCAGCGGCCTGTACCGGTACCAGGAAAAGCTGGCTGGCCGAGTCCACTTTCAGTGCTGAAAGGCTGCCCGACGTGCTTTTTTGAAAATCCGAGAACCAGAAAAGCTGATTGGTCCCCGCACTCTGGTGGCGGGAAATAAGGTTCTGCTGTCTTTTATATACCTGATCCAGGGTGCGGGCGGTAGGGGAGAGGTCGATGGTTGTTAGGCGGTCGCGCAGTTTTTCAGCAGGGTAAAGTCCCTGCTCCTGAGACGAGAAATCGTTTGTGACGAGCTGCAGGGACAACGCATTCTTAAAAATCCCGAGGAGATCACTCAATCTCCCGGTGGCAATATCCAGGTAGCGTTTGTTGTTCAGCTCGCTCTGCATGCTGAACGAATTGTCCAGGTACAGGCTCGTAATGCCACGCCGGGTAGCTGCCTGCGTATTTTCATTGGGTATAAAAGGTTGTGCAAATGCAAGTACCAGGCAAATGATCGCAAGGATCCGGGCAGCCAGTACGAGCAGGTGTTTTAGCTGCCTGATTGAGCGCGTTTGTGTATCAACCGCTTTAAGGAAAGCTACATTGGTAAAGAAAACCCGCTTGGTACGCCGGAAATTAAATATATGAATGGCAACAGGAATAGAGACAGCCAGTAAACCCCACAAAAATGACGGAAAAAGAAAACTCATGTAACCTGGATGTTATCGTGTTTAGCTTTGCTTTGAACGGCCAAACCGTTGCATGTGCCGGCTACCTTCTCAACGTGATTGGAAAAGACAAATTACACTAAAATCTTTTAAGTGGTTTTTATTTGAACAGCTTTCTGATATCTCAGATGGTTTTATCTAAATTTGCGCTTCATTTTGCTTTTGAAAAAGCATTGATCCAATCTTCTCCCGAGTTAGTTTAATTCAACATATATGGCCAAAGTTTCGGTTAACAAACACCAGCCCGTCTACCAGGTACCGACGAATCCCGCAGCAGTACGTACCAAGAAGTATGCGCTTCCCACCAAGAAGTACATTACCATTGCGATGATGTATTTTTTCAAAACACAGCTTAAATGGGGGCTTATTCCGCTGGCACTCATCTTTATCAATGCCGCACTCAATCTCACGGGTGTTTATCCCAACCTATGGATTTACATTACCGTTTTTGTGGGTGCGCTCCTGTACGTGCTTTTCTGGCTGGTACAGTTTACCGGGATTACGCAGCTTGCACAGTACAAGCCGATGTTTGAAAGATTTTCATACGAGATAGACAGCCGCCAGATTCTGATGAAGCTGAATCAGAAGGAAGGCAGCGTACTGAAATGGGAGCAGATCCTGGACGGTTATAAAGACAAGGATGCCTACGTGCTGGTGATTTCCAAAGGTCAGTTCCTGCATCTTCCCTTTTCGATCTTCACCTCCGAGCACGATCTGAAAGTTTTTGAGCGGATTTTAAAGCAAAAGGAGGTAATTAAAGCCTCATAATTTGCAATACAAGAAAGAGCCTGGTATATATGCCAGGCTTTTTCATTTTTACCTGCCATGAAAAATGATTGATCTGGACAAGCTGGAAATTTCAGATATTATTTCTTCCGACCGCCCTGCGTTAAAGGACATTTATTCCCGGGTAAGACAGGAAACCTTCGGCTGGATGAAGCTCGACAAGCTTTCGAGGGACACTTTTGATGAAGATACTGCCGGTGAGCACGTGATGGTGGCCCGGTACGAAGGAATGGTGTGCGGCTTCGTGTCGATCTGGCGGAATGATAACTTCGTGCACCACCTGTATGTAGACTCTCGCTTTCAGCGGCGGGGAATCGGGGCAGCCCTGCTCCGGTATGCCCTGAAAACCATGAAGGGCTCTGCCACGCTCAAATGCCTGGAAAGCAACAAAGAAGCCGTGAATTTTTACGGCAAGAATGGTTGGAAGGTTAAGTCAATGGGCGTGTCCTATGAGGGCCACTTCGTCCTATTTGAAACGGTTGCCTGCTGAGCGCGCAGTTTGAAGCTGCGCCTGTTCTTGTCCTTTTTCAAACTTCTTTTCGCCTACCGGTATGGCTATGGACAAGTGGTTGGCACTGGGCGGTATCGGACAGTTGTAACCTTCCGAATAAGCACAGTAAGGATTGTAGGCCTTGTTGAAATCGAGCACGTAAGTGCCGTCGGCAAGGTCGGTGGTTTTAAGGTCGAGGTAGCGACCGCCGCCGTAAGACGCAGTACCGTTGGTTTTGTCTTTAAAAGGGATAAACAGGTAATCCTTGTACCTGGCCAGTGACTGCAGGCTCAGGCTGCGGTACACATTCAGGCTTTGCCTCCGTCCATTGATCCGGAATTTCAGCTCGCCATATTTGACGTACGTTTTATTGGTGCCGCTGTACGTCGGCATTTCGAATGATTGTCCCCTGGTTTTTTCAAAACGTGCTACCACCCGGTATGCAGAGTCCGGCTCAAAGAAGTTCAAGTATCCGAGATCACCTTTTTTCAGGGGTGAGTTCTCGGAGCGTAAAAACTCCTTCTTGTAATTTTCTCTGTACGCTTCGGTTTGTTCCCGGAAGCTTTGCGCAAAAATCACCGTTGTTGCCAGCAGGCAGAAAAGCAGTGTACATGTAGGGCACTTCATCATTTTGAAATAAATCCGGTAATCAATATTACCGGATTTTATTTAAAAGTTTTGTGAAATCCAATTTATATCAAATATTCTTTTGCTTACTTAGCTTTGATCTTCACAATCTTCGACTCGTCGATGTTGAATTGTTTCACCACCGCATTGTAGTCGCTGTAATCAACCTGGCCGCTTGTGCGGGCCGCAAAGTCAGCCGGAATTACCACTACTCGGAAGCTCTGGTCAGTGGTGTAGCTGCTGGCTACTGTTGCTCTGTTTACGGTACCGTCCAGGAAAACAGAAAGGTCATCCCGGGTGCGGTCGAAATTGTAGGTCAGTATACCATTGGTAAGGAATGCAGTTTGCGTAAGCAACCTGTAAGCCGGCAGGTTTTCAGTTCCCACCTTTACATCTCCCCAGTTAATGTATACCAGTACCGCATCCGATTCCAGCACTTCAATATCCGCATCGTCGAAGGATAGCGATACCTGAAAATCATTGGCAGTGGTAAAGTCCACATCGACAAAGTCAAAAGTCGTGCCGGTGACGTTTGTGCTCGTTCCTTGTTGTCCCTGAGGTCCCGGAGGTCCTTCGGGGCCGCGGCAGCCTTGAAACAGTGCTACCAGGACTAAGAGCAGAGGGATCAGTTTTTTGTTCATGTTCGTGTTGGTTGAATTGAAAAATTTTCTGAAAAATATGAATTTTGACCATGTTACCATCGTCAGGTTTAAGAGCCGGGGCGACATTAACAATTGGTTAACTAAAATAATACCCGGCCTCACGCCGCCCCATTCATTTTACAGGGGAACAATGTTTGCGTAGTTGATGCGTAGATATTACTTTTCAAAAAATGTTTGAAACCATTCATTCATAAAAAAGCAAGACAATGATCAACCGTAAAGCAACAGCTATCTGGAAAGGTACAGGCAAAGAAGGAAGTGGAACAATCAGCACACAGAGCACAGTGCTTGAAAACACGCAATATTCATTCAATACCCGTTTTGCAGAAGGAAAAGGCACTAACCCTGAGGAACTTATCGCGGCGGCTCACGCAGGTTGCTTTGCGATGAAGCTCAGCTTCGAACTGAATGCAGCCGGATTTACTGCGGATGAACTGAATGCAACCGCAACCGTCAGCCTCGACCCGAATAAAGGTCAGGTTACAAAAAGCGCGATTGACCTTAAAGCGACAATCCCGGGTATTTCGGAAGGACAGTTTAAAGAGATAGCTGAAAAAGCGAAAAAAGAGTGTCCTATTTCGCAGCTGCTGAATGCAGAACTTTCACTGACTACAGAGTTGATCGCCTAAAAGGCTCATAATCTGTGAACTGGCCGGTAACATGCATTGCAGCAGTTACCGGCTTTTTCATGCAGTCATAAAAAGATCGCTGGCAATTCTGTCGGCAAAGAGCTTGCCAGACTCGGTCAGGTATACCTGCTGATTTTCTACTGTCAGCCAGCCTTTCCGGGTGTAGCTGCTGAGTGTAGCCGCACTGAGTGCGTGGAATTTTCCATGAGAGAGCTGTTCCAGTTTCCCCATCTCCACACCCCATTTTGTCCGCAATCCGGTAAGCAGGTACTCATTGACCTGGTCTTCGGGTGAAAGTATTTCCAGCGTGGCGGGTACCTGGCCGGCTGTGATTGCCTGCACATAGCGCCCATTGTGCGAGACGTTGTACTCGCGCATGGTACCATTGTAGGAGTGAGCCCCCGGCCCGAGCCCCAGGTATGCTTCCTGCTTCCAGTACGAACTGTTGTGGCGGCTGTACTTTCCGTTTCTTGCAAAATTGGAAATTTCGTACTGCTCATATCCCTCCGCAGCCAGTGCGCTGACAAGCAGCTCAAACTGGCTGGCTGCAAATTCCTCATCAATGGGCGTGATCCGGTTATTCTTCAGCCAGTTGCCGAATGTCGTGCGCGGCTCAATGGTAAGGCAGTAGGCCGAAATGTGCGGAATGTCCAGTGAAAAGGTTTTATCCAAATCATTTTCAAGAATATTGTGGCTTTCGGCAGCGATAGCGTAAATGAGGTCAACGGACAGGTTGGTAATACCCGCATCCTGTGCATTCCGTACGCATACTTCGGCTTCCCGGCCGGAATGTATCCGGTTGAGGTAACGTAAATGGGGCTCATGGAATGACTGTATACCGATGCTCAGGCGGTTGATACCCGCTTTTGCCAGTGTGCGCAGCTTGTCGGCCGTTAGGTCATCCGGATTAGCTTCCAGGGTAATCTCTGCATCTTTTGCTACTTCAAAATACTTGTGGATCTGGTTAAAAAGCAGGTCAAGCTCTCGGTTGTCGAGCATGGAAGGCGTACCGCCTCCGAAATAGATCGTGTCCAGCTG harbors:
- a CDS encoding BatA domain-containing protein, with the translated sequence MSFLFPSFLWGLLAVSIPVAIHIFNFRRTKRVFFTNVAFLKAVDTQTRSIRQLKHLLVLAARILAIICLVLAFAQPFIPNENTQAATRRGITSLYLDNSFSMQSELNNKRYLDIATGRLSDLLGIFKNALSLQLVTNDFSSQEQGLYPAEKLRDRLTTIDLSPTARTLDQVYKRQQNLISRHQSAGTNQLFWFSDFQKSTSGSLSALKVDSASQLFLVPVQAAAEKNIFVDSAWLNTPFIRELQNNVLFVKVSNSGSEEARNVALRLTLDNTQASTASVSVPANGSATARFNFNLKGKGYKKGMITFDDFPVTFDNNYYFILNASPRIRILHIYGQRTGGDYIENVYANDSLFAMQSFSAQNVDPGLLRNADLVVLEGVERLPGSLPQDIQDFVRGGGSIAIVPAARPDQAGYGRLLSGLGITGLTTGQDDNATLIPLAPPNRSNPFFSDVFEESVRQEINLNLPAVTPVWSWASAGQQLLALRDGKTYLTQASAGKGRVYLFAAPLDREFGNVAQHAIFVPVMYKLAASSVRAQRTSYTFNENPIALNIDSAAASTVYQLRRDKTTLIPVQRIAGNQLLMEIPQNEQAGQELGPGYYELVRENKVEQIIALNHSSTESQLQYYTPDELRAAFSGQKNVKVFDKIDDSAFSSTFQQQNMNTNLWKYFLYGALFFLLAEIALIRFMR
- a CDS encoding YcxB family protein, producing MAKVSVNKHQPVYQVPTNPAAVRTKKYALPTKKYITIAMMYFFKTQLKWGLIPLALIFINAALNLTGVYPNLWIYITVFVGALLYVLFWLVQFTGITQLAQYKPMFERFSYEIDSRQILMKLNQKEGSVLKWEQILDGYKDKDAYVLVISKGQFLHLPFSIFTSEHDLKVFERILKQKEVIKAS
- a CDS encoding GNAT family N-acetyltransferase, with translation MIDLDKLEISDIISSDRPALKDIYSRVRQETFGWMKLDKLSRDTFDEDTAGEHVMVARYEGMVCGFVSIWRNDNFVHHLYVDSRFQRRGIGAALLRYALKTMKGSATLKCLESNKEAVNFYGKNGWKVKSMGVSYEGHFVLFETVAC
- a CDS encoding DUF1684 domain-containing protein; this encodes MMKCPTCTLLFCLLATTVIFAQSFREQTEAYRENYKKEFLRSENSPLKKGDLGYLNFFEPDSAYRVVARFEKTRGQSFEMPTYSGTNKTYVKYGELKFRINGRRQSLNVYRSLSLQSLARYKDYLFIPFKDKTNGTASYGGGRYLDLKTTDLADGTYVLDFNKAYNPYCAYSEGYNCPIPPSANHLSIAIPVGEKKFEKGQEQAQLQTARSAGNRFK
- a CDS encoding OsmC family protein, which encodes MINRKATAIWKGTGKEGSGTISTQSTVLENTQYSFNTRFAEGKGTNPEELIAAAHAGCFAMKLSFELNAAGFTADELNATATVSLDPNKGQVTKSAIDLKATIPGISEGQFKEIAEKAKKECPISQLLNAELSLTTELIA
- the hemW gene encoding radical SAM family heme chaperone HemW, with the protein product MHLYIHIPFCRQACHYCDFHFSTNISGKAAMVEAIARELEMRQDYLQGRQLDTIYFGGGTPSMLDNRELDLLFNQIHKYFEVAKDAEITLEANPDDLTADKLRTLAKAGINRLSIGIQSFHEPHLRYLNRIHSGREAEVCVRNAQDAGITNLSVDLIYAIAAESHNILENDLDKTFSLDIPHISAYCLTIEPRTTFGNWLKNNRITPIDEEFAASQFELLVSALAAEGYEQYEISNFARNGKYSRHNSSYWKQEAYLGLGPGAHSYNGTMREYNVSHNGRYVQAITAGQVPATLEILSPEDQVNEYLLTGLRTKWGVEMGKLEQLSHGKFHALSAATLSSYTRKGWLTVENQQVYLTESGKLFADRIASDLFMTA